A window of Juglans regia cultivar Chandler chromosome 7, Walnut 2.0, whole genome shotgun sequence contains these coding sequences:
- the LOC109002000 gene encoding polyadenylate-binding protein-interacting protein 3-like — protein sequence MNMQQTVQHKLSANGFGRRRGDREVGTRLENKLQSGKSNPSRSTNAGAMTGSKLGSGGPSLDRIVYITTCLIGHQVEVQVKDGSIYTGIFHATNSEKDFGVILKMARMKKDCSLRGLKATAESVSKAPSKTLIIPAKELVQVSAKGVSVTREELSHEVQVEKQQEIMLDSSISQSRYLESDRELEPWVPDKDCPQHPELENIFDGHWNRGWDQFETNETLFGVKSTFDEELYTTKLERGPKMEELEKKALRIAREIEGEETQDLHLAEERGISLPRDFEIDEETRFSSVYRGKGVEDSGYEEHEAILIDSCNNETFGGSGSDIKRSTDLTIGENSDGAQTSSSSSFKDQTQSSQSSTSLDSCRSGSYDHAKQLASEPPFKSFTSSDGENRIQDNPVSEQHGGNNNTQELAEKKTLADDAQFSRPEDSRSLLNVKKDGSDLGGLSHNVASYASSSGVPSKGHEKMNSSGEQSEGVGSVKMHGETESLNSRGQPGGSTSSSSDGVGGAPVFSGPGLSPSSSMGSLSSEKSTLNPHAKEFKLNPNAKSFVPSQTPVRPRSPVSDGSFYFPPNVSAVPHMPGMQMGIGIGHSFPGHQPVVFNPQVPMQSPPAFYHANGPQYGPQMLVGHPRQVVYYQPEMPYKGRDF from the exons ATGAATATGCAACAAACTGTACAACATAAATTATCTGCTAATGGTTTTGGCCGTCGAAGAGGTGATAGAGAAGTAGGCACTAGGTTGGAGAATAAGTTGCAGTCTGGGAAATCAAATCCCAGCAGATCAACAAACGCGG GGGCAATGACTGGTAGCAAACTTGGCAGCGGAGGTCCTTCACTTGACCGAATAGTATATATAACAACATGTCTTATTGGGCATCAAGTGGAAGTCCAGGTTAAAGATGGATCTATATACACTGGAATATTTCATGCAACAAACTCTGAAAAAGATTTTG GAGTCATCTTGAAAATGGCACGCATGAAAAAGGATTGTTCTTTACGAGGGCTGAAGGCTACTGCAGAGTCTGTTAGCAAGGCTCCTTCAAAGACTTTAATTATACCTGCCAAGGAGCTTGTACAAGTTTCTGCAAAG GGGGTGTCTGTAACCAGGGAGGAGTTATCGCACGAAGTCCAAGTTGAAAAACAGCAGGAGATTATGCTGGACTCCTCCATATCACAATCTCGATATTTGGAGTCGGATAGAGAACTTGAACCATGGGTCCCTGATAAAGATTGCCCTCAACACCCTGAActggaaaatatatttgatggcCATTGGAATAG GGGTTGGGATCAGTTTGAAACTAATGAAACATTATTTGGAGTAAAAAGCACATTTGATGAGGAACTTTATACCACAAAACTTGAGAGAGGTCCTAAGATGGAGGAGCTGGAAAAGAAAGCTTTAAGAATAGCACGAGAAATTGAGGGCGAGGAAACTCAAGATCTTCATTTAGCAGAG GAGAGAGGCATTTCCTTACCCAGAGATTTTGAGATTGATGAGGAGACTAGATTCTCTTCTGTCTATAGGGGTAAGGGGGTTGAAGATAGTGGGTATGAGGAACATGAGGCTATATTGATAGATTCATGCAATAATGAGACCTTTGGCGGTTCTGGTTCTGACATTAAGAGGTCCACTGATTTGACTATTGGGGAAAACAGTGATGGAGCTCAGACATCTTCAAGCTCTTCCTTTAAG GATCAAACTCAGTCTTCCCAATCAAGTACTAGCTTGGATTCATGCCGCTCTGGTTCTTATGATCATGCTAAACAATTGGCCTCTGAACCTCCTTTTAAAAGCTTTACTTCTTCAGATGGGGAAAACAG GATCCAGGATAATCCAGTCAGTGAACAACATGGAGGCAATAATAACACCCAGGAGTTGGCAGAGAAGAAGACG CTAGCTGATGATGCTCAATTTTCAAGGCCTGAGG ATTCACGGTCACTGCTGAATGTGAAGAAAGATGGCTCTGATTTAGGAGGATTGTCTCATAATGTCGCTTCTTATGCTTCATCATCTGGTGTTCCATCGAAGGGTCATGAAAAGATGAATTCATCTGGTGAACAGTCTGAAGGTGTAGGATCTGTCAAAATGCATGGAGAAACAGAGTCTCTAAACTCTCGTGGACAACCTGGTGGTTCTACATCCTCCAGTTCAGATGGTGTAGGTGGTGCCCCAGTTTTTAGTGGACCTGGTTTATCACCAAGTTCATCTATGGGCTCATTATCTTCTGAAAAGTCAACCCTCAATCCTCATGCTAAG GAGTTTAAGCTCAATCCTAATGCAAAGAGTTTCGTCCCATCCCAGACGCCTGTGAGGCCTCGGTCCCCTGTGTCTGATGGTTCATTCTATTTTCCACCAAATGTATCTGCCGTACCACATATGCCTGGCATGCAAATGGGCATTGGA ATTGGACACTCATTTCCTGGGCACCAGCCTGTTGTATTTAATCCACAGGTTCCAATGCAATCACCGCCAGCATTTTATCATGCTAATGGCCCTCAG TATGGGCCACAGATGCTTGTTGGCCACCCTAGGCAAGTCGTGTACTACCAACCT GAAATGCCTTACAAAGGCCGAGATTTTTAG
- the LOC109002002 gene encoding nuclear transcription factor Y subunit A-3-like isoform X1: protein MQNLCKKESVISFPYSASPYFLGCPSWENSAESHVEQSSTSRILSMKMGVSPQHFHNTKQLNFQFQDQDSSSTQSTCESYPEVVSMGERNPCVQGIVSPQSGFIETKGKPVGGIIKSGSPIGTRDFVFSPSQLDYSQSIARIPFHYADPYFGGLLASAYGQQSIIHPSQMIGVAPTRVPLPLDLIDDEPIYVNAKQYHAILRRRQYRARLEAQNKVIKDRKPYLHESRHLHALKRARGSGGRFVNTKKLQESKQTPMSNGLDVSGFAQPLLTRDMAESEVHLPENYRDRAPTTSCSDVTSASNSDDIFQQPEFRFSGYPSSFGRTMQVHLVDMHDGGGGGGGKHHLR, encoded by the exons ATGCAGAACTTGTGTAAGAAAGAATCTGTTATAAGTTTTCCCTATTCTGCATCCCCATACTTTCTTGGTTGCCCATCATGGGAGAATTCTGCTGAGTCACATGTTGAGCAATCATCTACATCCAGAATTCTAAGCATGAAGATGGGAGTTTCACCGCAACATTTTCATAAcaccaagcaattgaattttCAATTCCAAGATCAGGATTCGTCCTCAACTCAATCAACCTGTGAATCTTATCCTGAAGTGGTTAGTATGGGAGAAAGAAACCCGTGTGTACAAGGCATAGTTTCACCACAATCAG GATTTATTGAAACTAAGGGGAAGCCTGTTGGGGGTATCATCAAATCTGGCTCACCAATTGGTACTCGGGATTTTGTCTTCTCACCTTCACAGCTTGATTATAGCCAATCAATT GCTCGCATTCCATTCCACTATGCAGATCCGTATTTTGGTGGTTTACTGGCTTCTGCTTATGGACAACAGTCTATT ATTCATCCTTCCCAAATGATAGGGGTGGCACCTACACGAGTGCCCCTACCTCTTGATCTTATAGATGATGAACCCATTTATGTCAATGCAAAACAATACCATGCAATTCTCAGACGGAGACAGTATCGAGCCAGGCTTGAAGCTCAGAACAAAGTCATCAAAGATCGGAAG CCATATCTTCATGAATCTCGTCATCTTCATGCATTGAAGAGGGCTAGGGGATCTGGTGGACGCTTTGTTAACACAAAGAAGCTCCAAGAATCCAAGCAAACTCCAATGAGCAATGGGCTAGATGTCTCAGGCTTTGCTCAGCCACTTTTGACTAGAGATATGGCAGAATCTGAAGTTCATCTGCCAGAGAACTATAGAGACAGAGCACCCACCACCTCTTGCTCTGATGTGACTAGTGCCTCCAACAGTGACGACATCTTCCAGCAGCCAGAATTCAGGTTCTCTGGCTACCCTTCTTCATTTGGCAGGACTATGCAAGTTCACTTGGTTGATATGcatgatggtggtggtggtggtggtggtaagCATCACCTCCGATGA
- the LOC109002002 gene encoding nuclear transcription factor Y subunit A-3-like isoform X2: protein MKMGVSPQHFHNTKQLNFQFQDQDSSSTQSTCESYPEVVSMGERNPCVQGIVSPQSGFIETKGKPVGGIIKSGSPIGTRDFVFSPSQLDYSQSIARIPFHYADPYFGGLLASAYGQQSIIHPSQMIGVAPTRVPLPLDLIDDEPIYVNAKQYHAILRRRQYRARLEAQNKVIKDRKPYLHESRHLHALKRARGSGGRFVNTKKLQESKQTPMSNGLDVSGFAQPLLTRDMAESEVHLPENYRDRAPTTSCSDVTSASNSDDIFQQPEFRFSGYPSSFGRTMQVHLVDMHDGGGGGGGKHHLR from the exons ATGAAGATGGGAGTTTCACCGCAACATTTTCATAAcaccaagcaattgaattttCAATTCCAAGATCAGGATTCGTCCTCAACTCAATCAACCTGTGAATCTTATCCTGAAGTGGTTAGTATGGGAGAAAGAAACCCGTGTGTACAAGGCATAGTTTCACCACAATCAG GATTTATTGAAACTAAGGGGAAGCCTGTTGGGGGTATCATCAAATCTGGCTCACCAATTGGTACTCGGGATTTTGTCTTCTCACCTTCACAGCTTGATTATAGCCAATCAATT GCTCGCATTCCATTCCACTATGCAGATCCGTATTTTGGTGGTTTACTGGCTTCTGCTTATGGACAACAGTCTATT ATTCATCCTTCCCAAATGATAGGGGTGGCACCTACACGAGTGCCCCTACCTCTTGATCTTATAGATGATGAACCCATTTATGTCAATGCAAAACAATACCATGCAATTCTCAGACGGAGACAGTATCGAGCCAGGCTTGAAGCTCAGAACAAAGTCATCAAAGATCGGAAG CCATATCTTCATGAATCTCGTCATCTTCATGCATTGAAGAGGGCTAGGGGATCTGGTGGACGCTTTGTTAACACAAAGAAGCTCCAAGAATCCAAGCAAACTCCAATGAGCAATGGGCTAGATGTCTCAGGCTTTGCTCAGCCACTTTTGACTAGAGATATGGCAGAATCTGAAGTTCATCTGCCAGAGAACTATAGAGACAGAGCACCCACCACCTCTTGCTCTGATGTGACTAGTGCCTCCAACAGTGACGACATCTTCCAGCAGCCAGAATTCAGGTTCTCTGGCTACCCTTCTTCATTTGGCAGGACTATGCAAGTTCACTTGGTTGATATGcatgatggtggtggtggtggtggtggtaagCATCACCTCCGATGA
- the LOC109002006 gene encoding PHD finger protein ALFIN-LIKE 3-like isoform X1, producing the protein MEGAAALYNPRTVEEVFRDFKGRRAGMIKALTTDVEEFYQQCDPEKENLCLYGFPSEQWEVNLPAEEVPPELPEPALGINFARDGMQEKDWLSLVAVHSDAWLIAVAFYFGARFGFDKADRKRLFNMINDLPTIFEVVTGAAKKQVKEKPSVSNHGSNKSKTNPKMQRASESQGKDSKASQVKDEDEVVDEEDEEDEHGETLCGACGENYASDEFWICCDICEKWFHGKCVKITPARAEHIKQYKCPSCSNKRVRP; encoded by the exons ATGGAAGGAGCAGCAGCGCTCTACAACCCGCGAACAGTCGAGGAGGTTTTTAGGGATTTCAAGGGCCGCCGAGCTGGTATGATCAAAGCCCTGACAACTG atgttGAAGAATTCTATCAGCAGTGTGATCCAG AGAAGGAGAATCTGTGCCTTTATGGCTTTCCTAGTGAGCAATGGGAAGTCAATTTACCTGCTGAAGAAGTGCCCCCAGAGCTCCCAGAGCCTGCACTGGGAATTAACTTTGCGAGAGATGGCATGCAAGAAAAGGACTGGCTATCTTTAGTCGCTGTCCATAGTGATGCATGGCTGATTGCCGTTGCCTTCTATTTCGGTGCTAGATTTGGATTTGATAAGGCTGACAG GAAACGGCTCTTTAACATGATAAATGATCTTCCAACAATTTTTGAAGTGGTGACTGGTGCTGCAAAAAAACAAGTGAAGGAAAAGCCTTCTGTCTCAAATCATGGTAGCAACAAATCCAAGACGAACCCCAAAATG CAGCGGGCATCAGAATCTCAGGGAAAAGATTCAAAGGCCTCACAGGTAAAGGATGAGGATGAGGTCGTGGATGAggaagatgaggaggatgagcaTGGAGAGACCTTGTGCGGAGCATGTGGGGAGAATTATGCGTCAGATGAATTCTGGATTTGCTGTGACATCTGCGAGAAGTGGTTCCATGGCAAATGTGTAAAGATTACACCCGCTAGGGCCGAGCATATTAAGCAGTACAAGTGTCCATCCTGCAGCAACAAGAGAGTTCGCCCTTGA
- the LOC109002006 gene encoding PHD finger protein ALFIN-LIKE 3-like isoform X2 — translation MEGAAALYNPRTVEEVFRDFKGRRAGMIKALTTDVEEFYQQCDPEKENLCLYGFPSEQWEVNLPAEEVPPELPEPALGINFARDGMQEKDWLSLVAVHSDAWLIAVAFYFGARFGFDKADRKRLFNMINDLPTIFEVVTGAAKKQVKEKPSVSNHGSNKSKTNPKMRASESQGKDSKASQVKDEDEVVDEEDEEDEHGETLCGACGENYASDEFWICCDICEKWFHGKCVKITPARAEHIKQYKCPSCSNKRVRP, via the exons ATGGAAGGAGCAGCAGCGCTCTACAACCCGCGAACAGTCGAGGAGGTTTTTAGGGATTTCAAGGGCCGCCGAGCTGGTATGATCAAAGCCCTGACAACTG atgttGAAGAATTCTATCAGCAGTGTGATCCAG AGAAGGAGAATCTGTGCCTTTATGGCTTTCCTAGTGAGCAATGGGAAGTCAATTTACCTGCTGAAGAAGTGCCCCCAGAGCTCCCAGAGCCTGCACTGGGAATTAACTTTGCGAGAGATGGCATGCAAGAAAAGGACTGGCTATCTTTAGTCGCTGTCCATAGTGATGCATGGCTGATTGCCGTTGCCTTCTATTTCGGTGCTAGATTTGGATTTGATAAGGCTGACAG GAAACGGCTCTTTAACATGATAAATGATCTTCCAACAATTTTTGAAGTGGTGACTGGTGCTGCAAAAAAACAAGTGAAGGAAAAGCCTTCTGTCTCAAATCATGGTAGCAACAAATCCAAGACGAACCCCAAAATG CGGGCATCAGAATCTCAGGGAAAAGATTCAAAGGCCTCACAGGTAAAGGATGAGGATGAGGTCGTGGATGAggaagatgaggaggatgagcaTGGAGAGACCTTGTGCGGAGCATGTGGGGAGAATTATGCGTCAGATGAATTCTGGATTTGCTGTGACATCTGCGAGAAGTGGTTCCATGGCAAATGTGTAAAGATTACACCCGCTAGGGCCGAGCATATTAAGCAGTACAAGTGTCCATCCTGCAGCAACAAGAGAGTTCGCCCTTGA